One Globicephala melas chromosome 6, mGloMel1.2, whole genome shotgun sequence genomic window carries:
- the CEP44 gene encoding centrosomal protein of 44 kDa isoform X3, whose product MATGDLKRSLRNLEQVLRSLNYPREVDCVGLVKGDTAASLPIISYSLTSYSPYVAELLVDSNVELIAKNDLRFIDTVYKLLRDLFNYKPILTKKQFLQCGFAEWKIQIICDILNCVMKKHKELSGLEKAPSQQRKKISSAKSEPCSSAEKTSTEPVGIDVTGRFMTSGKKKAVVIRHLYNEDGPNIPEDTVTDVNEAFDICDLKAAEIKISELQVPEIKCEQQDTEVNPEIIALQTMLAECQEKLKKLTCIESRLESLEEKMKGKVMVNEKTWADLLSRVTLLETEMLLSKKNGEYIEFNEMSEDCASSSDMDNLNPDRKSKEERQANIPLSSGYRMVSSDSTPRTSTINYCGLKEISEV is encoded by the exons ATGGCAACAGGTGACTTAAAAAGAAGCTTACGGAACCTAGAACAAGTGCTTCGCTCGCTAAATTATCCTAGAGAGGTGGATTGTGTAGG TTTGGTAAAGGGAGACACAGCAGCCTCTCTGCCCATCATCAGCTATTCCCTTACCTCATATTCACCTTATGTAGCAGAACTTCTGGTGGACTCCAATGTAGAGCTCATAGCAAAGAATGACTTACGCTTCATAGATACTGTCTACAAG CTTCTTCGTGATCTATTTAATTATAAACCAATCTTGACGAAAAAGCAGTTTCTCCAATGTGGATTTGCAGAATGGAAAATCCAAATTATATGTGATATTTTGAATTGTGTGATGAAAAAGCACAAGGAGTTGAGTGGTCTTGAGAAG gctccatcacaacaaagaaaaaaaatcagttctgctAAGTCAGAACCTTGTTCAAGCGCTGAGAAGACATCAACTGAACCTGTGGGCATTGACGTCACTGGCAGGTTTATGACTTCGGGAAAG AAGAAAGCTGTGGTGATCCGGCACCTGTACAATGAAGATGGTCCTAACATTCCTGAAGATACAGTAACAGATGTTAATGAAGCATTTGATATTTGTGACTTAAAGGCTGCTGAAATAAAGATTTCTGAATTACAGGTTCCTGAAATTAAGTGTGAGCAGCAA GATACAGAAGTCAATCCTGAGATTATTGCACTACAGACTATGCTTGCTGAATGCCAAgaaaagctgaagaaactgacttgcatagaaagtagattagaatctttggaagaaaaaatgaaagggaaagtgATGGTGAATGAAAAAACCTGGGCTGATCTTCTAAGTCGTGTCACTCTTCTTGAAACAGAAATGCTTTTATCTAAAAag AATGGTGAATATATAGAGTTTAATGAGATGAGTGAAGACTGTGCTTCTAGTAGCGACATGGATAATCTCAATCCGG ATagaaaaagcaaagaggaaaggcAAGCAAATATTCCTTTGTCCTCTGGTTATCGTATGGTATCATCCGATTCAACTCCCAGAACCTCAACTATTAATTACTGTGGTTTGAAAGAGATTTCTGAG GTTTGA
- the CEP44 gene encoding centrosomal protein of 44 kDa isoform X1, translating to MATGDLKRSLRNLEQVLRSLNYPREVDCVGLVKGDTAASLPIISYSLTSYSPYVAELLVDSNVELIAKNDLRFIDTVYKLLRDLFNYKPILTKKQFLQCGFAEWKIQIICDILNCVMKKHKELSGLEKAPSQQRKKISSAKSEPCSSAEKTSTEPVGIDVTGRFMTSGKKKAVVIRHLYNEDGPNIPEDTVTDVNEAFDICDLKAAEIKISELQVPEIKCEQQDTEVNPEIIALQTMLAECQEKLKKLTCIESRLESLEEKMKGKVMVNEKTWADLLSRVTLLETEMLLSKKNGEYIEFNEMSEDCASSSDMDNLNPDRKSKEERQANIPLSSGYRMVSSDSTPRTSTINYCGLKEISEVRRTGNYLGDFLCKVRITSKH from the exons ATGGCAACAGGTGACTTAAAAAGAAGCTTACGGAACCTAGAACAAGTGCTTCGCTCGCTAAATTATCCTAGAGAGGTGGATTGTGTAGG TTTGGTAAAGGGAGACACAGCAGCCTCTCTGCCCATCATCAGCTATTCCCTTACCTCATATTCACCTTATGTAGCAGAACTTCTGGTGGACTCCAATGTAGAGCTCATAGCAAAGAATGACTTACGCTTCATAGATACTGTCTACAAG CTTCTTCGTGATCTATTTAATTATAAACCAATCTTGACGAAAAAGCAGTTTCTCCAATGTGGATTTGCAGAATGGAAAATCCAAATTATATGTGATATTTTGAATTGTGTGATGAAAAAGCACAAGGAGTTGAGTGGTCTTGAGAAG gctccatcacaacaaagaaaaaaaatcagttctgctAAGTCAGAACCTTGTTCAAGCGCTGAGAAGACATCAACTGAACCTGTGGGCATTGACGTCACTGGCAGGTTTATGACTTCGGGAAAG AAGAAAGCTGTGGTGATCCGGCACCTGTACAATGAAGATGGTCCTAACATTCCTGAAGATACAGTAACAGATGTTAATGAAGCATTTGATATTTGTGACTTAAAGGCTGCTGAAATAAAGATTTCTGAATTACAGGTTCCTGAAATTAAGTGTGAGCAGCAA GATACAGAAGTCAATCCTGAGATTATTGCACTACAGACTATGCTTGCTGAATGCCAAgaaaagctgaagaaactgacttgcatagaaagtagattagaatctttggaagaaaaaatgaaagggaaagtgATGGTGAATGAAAAAACCTGGGCTGATCTTCTAAGTCGTGTCACTCTTCTTGAAACAGAAATGCTTTTATCTAAAAag AATGGTGAATATATAGAGTTTAATGAGATGAGTGAAGACTGTGCTTCTAGTAGCGACATGGATAATCTCAATCCGG ATagaaaaagcaaagaggaaaggcAAGCAAATATTCCTTTGTCCTCTGGTTATCGTATGGTATCATCCGATTCAACTCCCAGAACCTCAACTATTAATTACTGTGGTTTGAAAGAGATTTCTGAGGTAAGAAGAACTGGCAACTACTTAGGTGATTTCCTCTGTAAGGTCAGGATAACAAGCAAGCATTAG
- the CEP44 gene encoding centrosomal protein of 44 kDa isoform X2, translated as MATGDLKRSLRNLEQVLRSLNYPREVDCVGLVKGDTAASLPIISYSLTSYSPYVAELLVDSNVELIAKNDLRFIDTVYKLLRDLFNYKPILTKKQFLQCGFAEWKIQIICDILNCVMKKHKELSGLEKAPSQQRKKISSAKSEPCSSAEKTSTEPVGIDVTGRFMTSGKKKAVVIRHLYNEDGPNIPEDTVTDVNEAFDICDLKAAEIKISELQVPEIKCEQQDTEVNPEIIALQTMLAECQEKLKKLTCIESRLESLEEKMKGKVMVNEKTWADLLSRVTLLETEMLLSKKNGEYIEFNEMSEDCASSSDMDNLNPDRKSKEERQANIPLSSGYRMVSSDSTPRTSTINYCGLKEISEATPRGMWDLSSPTRH; from the exons ATGGCAACAGGTGACTTAAAAAGAAGCTTACGGAACCTAGAACAAGTGCTTCGCTCGCTAAATTATCCTAGAGAGGTGGATTGTGTAGG TTTGGTAAAGGGAGACACAGCAGCCTCTCTGCCCATCATCAGCTATTCCCTTACCTCATATTCACCTTATGTAGCAGAACTTCTGGTGGACTCCAATGTAGAGCTCATAGCAAAGAATGACTTACGCTTCATAGATACTGTCTACAAG CTTCTTCGTGATCTATTTAATTATAAACCAATCTTGACGAAAAAGCAGTTTCTCCAATGTGGATTTGCAGAATGGAAAATCCAAATTATATGTGATATTTTGAATTGTGTGATGAAAAAGCACAAGGAGTTGAGTGGTCTTGAGAAG gctccatcacaacaaagaaaaaaaatcagttctgctAAGTCAGAACCTTGTTCAAGCGCTGAGAAGACATCAACTGAACCTGTGGGCATTGACGTCACTGGCAGGTTTATGACTTCGGGAAAG AAGAAAGCTGTGGTGATCCGGCACCTGTACAATGAAGATGGTCCTAACATTCCTGAAGATACAGTAACAGATGTTAATGAAGCATTTGATATTTGTGACTTAAAGGCTGCTGAAATAAAGATTTCTGAATTACAGGTTCCTGAAATTAAGTGTGAGCAGCAA GATACAGAAGTCAATCCTGAGATTATTGCACTACAGACTATGCTTGCTGAATGCCAAgaaaagctgaagaaactgacttgcatagaaagtagattagaatctttggaagaaaaaatgaaagggaaagtgATGGTGAATGAAAAAACCTGGGCTGATCTTCTAAGTCGTGTCACTCTTCTTGAAACAGAAATGCTTTTATCTAAAAag AATGGTGAATATATAGAGTTTAATGAGATGAGTGAAGACTGTGCTTCTAGTAGCGACATGGATAATCTCAATCCGG ATagaaaaagcaaagaggaaaggcAAGCAAATATTCCTTTGTCCTCTGGTTATCGTATGGTATCATCCGATTCAACTCCCAGAACCTCAACTATTAATTACTGTGGTTTGAAAGAGATTTCTGAG